The genomic segment cactctctcctacccccacccctagccctcacttccactctctctaaaaagcaatggggaaaaaaatcctctggtgaggattttaaaaataatttttaaagagtttttattgattttttttttttcttgagagaaagagagaaagggagaggggagagagagagaaacaacaacgtgagagcaaaacattgatcagctgcctcctgcacaacccccaccagggatcgaacccgcaacctgggcatgtgttccaaccaggaatccaacccgcaactcctcagtgcacaggacaagacccaacgaactgagccacacagaccagggccTTACAAACTTCCATTTCACAAGAATGACCACAGGGGCTCACTCTTCCAGGACCTCCTTGGGGACATTTCTTGGGTGGAGTCCCCCCAGTCACTGGCCGGGGCTGTGGCGCCGTGCTGAGCCCCAGTACTGCTCTCTCCCCTCCGCAGCCCTCACAACATGATGTGGGCGTGATCCTGGCTGCAGAGCCTCTCGCCTGACTCCCCAGCCCTCGTGGAGATTCCAGGAGATACCAGACAtcctttattaaattaaaattttgttttcctgcCAAAACTAGCTAGAGTAGTTTCTGTTTGCAACCGCGAACCCTCGCTGATACATGTGGGAGTGGCTCTGGGACTCGACAGGGCTGAGGCCCGGGCTGAGGCATCGGGAGATGATGGAATAACCCAAGGATGGAAACGTGAATCAGAGCCGAGTGCACGGGAGAAAGCTAGGGTCCAAATACCAGAGAAGTAAGGATGAAGGCCAAATGCTTGGGGCCCGGAGTTGAAGGTAAAAGTCAGGGAGCCAAGAATCTTAATTGATGAGAAGAGGTGAGGCAAAGGAGATTGGCGGGGGAAGCAAAGAGGTCTTGCATCTGGGTCACAGACATGCCATCCAGACTGAGGAAGACCCGGAAACTTCTGGGCCACGTGAGCCACAGCCATGGCCTCATCGCAAGCACGGgaaggggagtgaggggggtaaggggggtgggtggggggggggcaggtaatGCTGGTGGCTTGCATCATCCCAGGATGAACTTGGACATATATCACCCAGGCTACTTTGGGGAAGCTGGTGGGAGGCATCACCGCTTACTAGTAAAGAGGAAACAGAGCTTCTGCCCAACTGTCAACCTTGATAAACTGTTCACCCTGGTCAGTGAGCAGACACGGGGAAAGGCTGCCAAAAGCAAGACTGGAGCCGCTCCTTCCATGGATGTGGTGCCATCCGGCTACTGCAAAGGTCTGGGGAAGGGAAAGCTCCCAAGGCCGCCTGTCATTGTGAAGGCCAAGTTCTCCGGCAGAAGAGCTGAGGAGGAGATGAAGGGTGTTGGTGGGGCCTGTGTGCTGGTAGCCTGAAGCCACATGGAGGGAAGTTCATTAAAATGcccacaagttaaaaaaaaaaaaaaaaaggcaaagaagggTAGGTCAAGATTCCATTTGCTGGGCTGGAAGAGAGACCAAAGTGAGAGGAAAGGCTTGGCATGCTccagtgaaagagagagagcggGTGTGGGGTTCCTATCTTACGGGCTTTTATCTGGAAGTTGCAGGGGAGtatttcaatagaatattcatcggCCTCCCAGGTGTGCCACCTCAaggtcgtggtctccactgattggttggcaccAGAAGaggggggtcattagtcaatgcagctggtctgGCAGCCATGGCATAGCTctgtctgattttgctgcttctctgggtctggagctgaaacacaagggttaatgcttaagggagtggtcatgcaagggcttgtccttttgcctgttgctaggcacctggaGCTCTCTGCCCTGGTAACCCTCTGCACCTGACTTATCCTTCCCACTCTGCTCACGCCTGTCTGACTACCTACTACAACAGGGTATCTCAAGTGTGACCTGACCAGTTCATAGCACAGTGAGACTATTACTTGGCATGATCTGGAACCTATACTTCTATTTTTACAGTACAGGATAGCCATATCAGACGTTGACTAATTTTAAGCTTGTGATTAACTAAAATCTTCAGAGTTTTTGAAGAACAACCTACCTTCAGGTCACAAGTCCCTTTCATACTCGAAGCTAAATGCAAATGCTTACACTTATCTCTGTTATGTTTCAACTAATTTATTTAAGCCCAGAATTTTACTTTACCAAAACAACTTTCGGCCttggttttaataatttttaaaaaggcacggcagggggggaggtggaggcggggggggggggggggaagggggagggaaggaaggtaaTGGGAGTGACCCTATGCAATAACTTCAGAACATTCTCCTTAATCTTATTTAATTGCAAAATAAACACCTCCCACAGTGGTCTCTCATGCAAGCCAACATTTgtgagtatgtggagaaaaaaattaacttctaTCTTTGCCTCTGCTAATCATAGCCATGTAAGTAATCAAACTTCAACAAAGTAATtgaataatagaaatatattttttagaggtcaacttaaggaaaatgaaaaagatgaCATTCCTTTAATTTCTCAAATAGAAGAAATTATCCTGTGTTTTAATTAAACACTATATTCTTTCACCATCAGCACTGCCCCAAAACTTGATTATCAACAATATTCTTGCTCTATTGCacaaatttaagaaatttaaaatttcagagtCTGTGcagataaaattacatttttctttgagaacatgtaaaataaacaaaacatataaGTTTAAAACCTTTATCTTAGGTTCTTCTGGAAAACTGCTCCATAGAGAAACCATtagtaatgtttttattattggaaatttataggaaatattcttGGGAGGCTTCCATTTTCCCTTATCAATGTAAATCCTACATACACCAAATGTATGTTTAGagggaaatatattaaaaataaagagaaacttcTTCAACACAATTTCTAGAAAGTAAAATAACTTTAGTAGagtgaagaagaaaaattctgataaaatttattttcaaatctcTGCCACATTTTACAAGGAAATGAGATTAAAGTCTAAACCAACAAGAAGCTTACGGGATTCATGGAGTCTAGGgccaatatttttttaacattaaggACTATCTGGAACATTgaatttatacttaaaatattttttaaaaaattctaacccAAGGTCCAAACAAAATTAACCCAAGAAATCAGTCTTGGGATTTCAGTGCCAATAAAGTTAGAAGATAGGGAAGGTGGGACTGGGCATTGGAATGGGACCCATTTGAGCTAAGGAGAGAGGGTTTTTGGTAACCTCTAGGAAAAGAATAGTTCTTGTCTAAAGAGAGCAGCAGGAGAGATACtcttttttcttctggaaaaCAGGGATGTGAAGCTTGTACATTCTGCATGCATTCTGTCATCAAGAGGGATGCTATCTTGAGAATGAGTCAGTACTCAGAGATGAGCATAGCCAGGAGGATTGTGAAAACAGGAGCTGCAGTTACTTAATTAAACCAACCTCAGAGCCTGCTCAACCTCTGAACTTCAGTTATGTGAGCCAATAAATCGGAGCTATGTTACCCACCCCTTCATTTTACAAAGAGAGACTGCATCCTCTTCGAATTTAAGTGACTTGTCTGATGAAGCAGAACATAGATtagaaggcctggggcagggaggaggggatgggggtgggctggagggagtcGATGGGGGAAAAAgcgggacatatgtaatattttcaacaataaagaatttaaagaagaaaagaaagaacataaatTAAATAACTCAAAGCAATTTTCTTTCCTTACCACAGCCAGATTAAATATTGAGGGTTCATACATAATTGATAGGAACATTAAGAagtatagccctgaccggtttggctcagtggatagagcatcggcctgcggactgaagggtcccaggttcgattccagtcaagggcatgtaccttggttgcgggcacatcctcagtaggaggtgtgcaggaggcagctaatcgatgtttctctctcatcaatgtttctaactctctatccctctcccttcctccctgtaaaaaaaaaaaaagtatacaagtGAAGTGTTTCATGATCAGGATGAAGAAAACATTCCCACTTATCTGATCAATCCAGGAAGGCTAAAGAAAGAATGGGAAGTATCGGAAAGGAGAAGAGATCTAAAAATGAgccttttgccctagctggtttggctcagtgcatagagcgtcagcccacagactgaagggtcccaggtttgattccggtccagaGCACATACCCTTGGATGCCAGCTCTatcccagccctggtaggggcgcTTGCAGaagccaaccaatcaatgtgtctctcacattgatatttctctctgtgtctctccacccccccttacactctctctaaaaatcaacgggaaaaatatcctcgggtgaggattaaccaaaaaataaaataaataaaaacgagCCTTTTTTATAAGTAAGTCAACTCTTATGTCTCAACTTTAGTCTCTTTAGTAGGCACTCTGCCCTACCCAACATTTACcccctctatttctttcattgccCTCCTGATTATGGGTCTCAAGATTTCTGTGCTGCTCCAAACATTTTTCCACCTGGGCATAACCCACCTGCACCTCTGCCCAGTTTTGAATACCTGAGCTCCTATATTTGTATCCTCTCCTATAATCTGTAAATCATAATTACGTTTTCAAAGTAGCTTCCATATTTTTAAGTGGTTAAGACATATGCTTTATGAAAATGCACTGTGTtaattttctatataaagaaatCTCATTAACCAGTTGATAAGTAGAAACTTTACCATATTTGGcccctttaaattttattttgttggagagagagagagagagagagagagagagagagaaacatcgatttgttgtttcacttatttatgcattcgttggttgcttcttgtatgttccctgactggggatagaacccgaaaggttggtgtattgggatgaagctctaaccaactgagctatccagccagggccataTTTGGCCACTTTAAACTTCGTGGCAGTTTCAAGCCACTCTATCTCACTAAGATTAACATTTCTATTCCAGAAAGTGGGTAATGTCACACTGAGATACTATCAATTTATACATTCTAGGTCATGCTTTTGTGAttaaagttttttctttta from the Eptesicus fuscus isolate TK198812 chromosome 10, DD_ASM_mEF_20220401, whole genome shotgun sequence genome contains:
- the LOC129150578 gene encoding 60S ribosomal protein L27a-like, whose product is MPSRLRKTRKLLGHVSHSHGLIASTGRGVRGVRGVGGGGAGNAGGLHHPRMNLDIYHPGYFGEAGGRHHRLLVKRKQSFCPTVNLDKLFTLVSEQTRGKAAKSKTGAAPSMDVVPSGYCKGLGKGKLPRPPVIVKAKFSGRRAEEEMKGVGGACVLVA